ttttttgtattaatattatttaacatctaaatattaattaacagatgcatataattaatgaaatactcaaattcataaatttaaaacaaatagtaaaatagatcattaagttaaattgaaaataaatttaaaagaaaaatacaatctaatatatcaataataattttgtggtactaaatcaataatcaaaatattcatTGAAAGAATACTTTTGTTGATCATCATCTTATTGTTGTTTATTTGATAAGTCATTGTATTGTCTTGTTGTTGTTCATGGTGAGATTATTGATGTTAGGTGGTAAGAATAAAAGAACAATTGACTAAAATATATGATCTCCTCATTTGATGCACGAAACTCCTTCCTCCAAccgtaaaaaataaacttttctaCGATATATCTTGAAACTTAAACTTTATATAAAACTTATAAGagaatttatgatatttttatgataaaatacaCAAGCAAGATGAATCCACTTTTTTTCTtggtctttataaaaaaaaaaccttaaactTTAGTCATTTTGAGACAAAGGGAGTAATTGGtacatattaagaaaattagttaatatagttattaacattaaatttgtttgtaattataatatttttccaaaaattatccttaaataattaatgcatggaGAGAATAATAGTGgtgaagttttaatttttaaaactaaactcTTTAATTCTCTAATCCtcgtgagagagagaaaaatatcattcataacatttattatttatcaattgaaataattaagggtgttttgataaaaaaaaaaaaaatagttgatgtaagggataattagaaaaaagttttataaaaagagacaaGAAAATTCTAAAACAATGCCTTATAAAAAGGGAAGAGAGATActataaattaacaaaacaaaacattctTCTAATCAAGGATATTCAATCACATTTTTATAGATTTAATTTGTTACATTATGACTAATTGACAATGTAACAAGAGtattgtgtgtgtgagagaatTACATCTACATACATACtacaacaaagacaacattaGCCTTTATTGTTTTGTATTGATCACTCTTGTCTTCACTTGTTTGATtaaattctctttttcttgcagAAACTCTTTTAGAGTTTCAGGTGTATAAGGAGGAGGCATTGTACATGGAGGTGTATCACTCGGTGAGGTCACCATGGACTCAACCATAAAACTTTTCCTTAAACCACGCAAGGAACAAGCCATACTTTCAGAACAAATCTCAACAGCTCCTATAGGTATGGTtggtttgaatttcaagagttttgaATACCGATTTAATAAATGAAACATGTAGTCATATACAAATTTCATCTTTAAATTCTCTACGATGTAGTTAGTTCCTCCATTGCCAATTGCTTGTGcctacaattaattaaaattgacaattttttttaaaataaattagacaaagaattttttttaaaataaattagacaaagaattttttttggataagctaaagaatttaaatgaattgcaaaaattaaaaaaatcaaccacTAAAGGAATTGAtaggtaattaattattttatttttgtttaatttgttatatttatgaATAATCTATTTTTCAAGGATATGTGTAGACTTTTCCTTTAATAAGGATACATATTGGTTATTTGACTTAACAACACAATTTGCAAGAATCTTTTAGAATAGATGTcatgataatttcaatttttggtttcTTTTCACTAACTTCAACTACATTTAGGAGATAGAAAGACACGAGATTAAAGTGAGGCTCACCTATAATgtgtttttctctctcctcactacaTAGTGCAACCAATGGGATTATTTAAGTCTAATTTTGTGCTTTTAAAAGGTGAtttaagaaaaagttaaaatgacTCATTAGTTGGAGaaaatttttcttacatttcCATGCATAAATATGTAAGTCATGCATAAAGACAAAACTATTTTTGTTAGATATGTTAAACTTTAGGCGAATCTTACGTactaatttcaataaaattcaGATGTTAAACTGCGTGCTTATTTTATCATGCAATTAGCTTTCTTTCATCTCAACTTTAGTTTGTTCAAAATATAGAaatcatttaagaaaaaataaaggaagaaaatgaTTACATTATCAAGGTGAGCATTTCCCCAGTCCACTGCATACTTAATCTCTTCACACATGTTTTTGGTGTTGATAGGCCAATAGTGTTGCAAAGGTAACATGCTTCTTGTAAAGAAGTCATAATACCTAGGTTCTATGAACATAGTCATAGAGTCACATGCTATTATGTACTTTTCACTCACAGACCATGTGATCCCTTCTGCATAGATCTTATATCttaacacaaaataaaacacaaacaagtttcaaaatttaGTAAGTAAAATCTAAAAAAGATTATATGTGACAGATTCAAAAAAGTAAACTAACCCCtactataataattatttaaaaaaatcaaaatcataaaatatgcTTCAAAACTTTACCTAAAGGTACATTGATTTTCAAGTTTTGAGTTCTCAAAATTACTTGCTCTCTCCCGCAACCATTgctgaaaagagagagagaaaaaaatgtgttaatttAATCTTGAGATAATTAATGCATTAACCTAAAACAAAAGTAAATTTTTAGATTATATATTTACTATGTCATATATTCTTGCATTCCAATCATGTTTTTCTGTGGTGTTGCACTTGCCGAGTTCTCTCCTAATAATAGACACTGTTGGGTTGCCCTTCCAAAAAGCATAGGGTATCCTATCCTTCCATTTGACAAGCTTGTTGCCTTCTAGTATATTATGTAATGTTGTTTCCCATGGTCTTATGCTAAGCTCAGCCCTagtaagaaaaaatagataaaagtataacttattttttttcttttgtttcattttaattaaaggaaaaataatgaaatcacaTAGTTCCTTCAAACATGTATATTAGAGATAAAACAtaatagaagaaataaaaatgagtcTATGAGAATGTTAAAAACAAAAGAGGTTTCCACCCATATTTAGGtcctctaaaaaatatataattaatggatctaaaacaaataatagtaaGTTTTTAATTCCAAAGGCAAGAGAAACTTTACCAACCCCAGAAGGTCCAATCAGGGAAGACAATGTCATATGAATTTTCTTCTCCACAATAATGGAAAACAGGTGGAGGTGACATTTTTGGTACTTGGAAATCTTTTTTGAATACAACAGTCCTGTCCCCACATTGAAACATTAGCTCCAAATCTGGTATCTTTCCCGGGTACAACCTTAGAAGTTGCAAAATTCCCCATATTGTAAACACATCCCTTGTTTGATACGATTTGGCAAACTTTTCTATATAAGCTTTTCCGTTTACAATTACAAGCCTAAAATGTGAAATATGTTTTCCTCTTTCAACCATGTCCCTTGTGATTCCTGTACTCTCCCATGGTTTTAAATCTTCATGGATCCATCTAAAGTACTCTGGACATGATGTATTAGATGAATCATCATCAAACTCAAGTTTTGTTGGATAGTATGATGGACATGTTGATGCTGACTTCCCATTGGTGCAATTAAGTGGGAATTGAGGTTGTTGATTATTGAATACTATAATTGTCTTGAGAATAGTAGTGCTTGTAATTCtagactgaaaaaaaaaaaagataacatgATTATATACAAAGAATTTATTGGATATGTATTGTCATTGTAAAACATATTAGAAATCATTGTTAGTAATAACTTTTGATATagttattatcaaaattaataaatttatcatgaataataacttataattaaattattttgtaaaaaaaattatattattagtgtatATATTGTTTCTCTCATATAAATTTGTGCTAGCAACACATAGTGTCGTATAAATTTTGTATAGTTTTTatgcaaatattttaaataaaattttgttgttttattgcAAAATCAAATGTTATAATTATGGTTGcaataaacaaaaatgaatGTTGGGATACACACCaccattatatattatatattcttttttttaaaaaattttgaggAAGGATTACGCCccaaaaaacatgaaactaaGGAATCAAAATAGTGTGGGAAATAAAAAAGCGCCATGACGTCATACAGTAGCAAGTGAAAAAAACCTATAGAGGGGCATGAATGTGCACATCAATAGGAGAGCTATGAGCCTTGTTAGAAAATCAACCAACTACCATATTAGATTTTCTACAAGAGTGAGAGATTATTACCTCCTAAACAAGGTACAATCAAACATAAATCATGCGAACCATATTGTATAATTAGTGTGTAGACAAGAACAACCTTGATTAATCAACATAACCACCACTATATAGAGTATAAAGTCACCATCCACAATGATCCTATGAAAGCTCATGCCCCAAACAACTTGAAGAGCAAAAAGCTTATCGTAAAACTAATTAGCCACGAATACATTTGCGATTTCA
This region of Glycine max cultivar Williams 82 chromosome 7, Glycine_max_v4.0, whole genome shotgun sequence genomic DNA includes:
- the LOC100787989 gene encoding O-glucosyltransferase rumi homolog isoform X1, giving the protein MANTNKQGCDHQSSSNKDKRWVSTYGLFSLAFLFVFAATNFIVNWVDLSRITSTTILKTIIVFNNQQPQFPLNCTNGKSASTCPSYYPTKLEFDDDSSNTSCPEYFRWIHEDLKPWESTGITRDMVERGKHISHFRLVIVNGKAYIEKFAKSYQTRDVFTIWGILQLLRLYPGKIPDLELMFQCGDRTVVFKKDFQVPKMSPPPVFHYCGEENSYDIVFPDWTFWGWAELSIRPWETTLHNILEGNKLVKWKDRIPYAFWKGNPTVSIIRRELGKCNTTEKHDWNARIYDIQWLRERASNFENSKLENQCTFRYKIYAEGITWSVSEKYIIACDSMTMFIEPRYYDFFTRSMLPLQHYWPINTKNMCEEIKYAVDWGNAHLDNAQAIGNGGTNYIVENLKMKFVYDYMFHLLNRYSKLLKFKPTIPIGAVEICSESMACSLRGLRKSFMVESMVTSPSDTPPCTMPPPYTPETLKEFLQEKENLIKQVKTRVINTKQ
- the LOC100787989 gene encoding O-glucosyltransferase rumi homolog isoform X2, coding for MTRWTLFSVTVLAAFVASSFFLEIDLSRITSTTILKTIIVFNNQQPQFPLNCTNGKSASTCPSYYPTKLEFDDDSSNTSCPEYFRWIHEDLKPWESTGITRDMVERGKHISHFRLVIVNGKAYIEKFAKSYQTRDVFTIWGILQLLRLYPGKIPDLELMFQCGDRTVVFKKDFQVPKMSPPPVFHYCGEENSYDIVFPDWTFWGWAELSIRPWETTLHNILEGNKLVKWKDRIPYAFWKGNPTVSIIRRELGKCNTTEKHDWNARIYDIQWLRERASNFENSKLENQCTFRYKIYAEGITWSVSEKYIIACDSMTMFIEPRYYDFFTRSMLPLQHYWPINTKNMCEEIKYAVDWGNAHLDNAQAIGNGGTNYIVENLKMKFVYDYMFHLLNRYSKLLKFKPTIPIGAVEICSESMACSLRGLRKSFMVESMVTSPSDTPPCTMPPPYTPETLKEFLQEKENLIKQVKTRVINTKQ